The Oreochromis niloticus isolate F11D_XX linkage group LG2, O_niloticus_UMD_NMBU, whole genome shotgun sequence genome includes a region encoding these proteins:
- the rom1b gene encoding rod outer segment membrane protein 1b produces MLLKITFTQQRRVRLAQGLWLMSWLAVMSGAFIFCLGVYLKTELLRRAEVMDNTEIHVVPNILMMVGLVSIGTNWVATRVCQDSLDASRFPRWKLLLMAWFTVAVLLCCLLLAVVVLSYALQGRLEESLKVGLRNGIRFYKDTDVPGRCFQKETIDRLQMEFRCCGNNNFKDWFEVQWVSNRYLDFTSKDVKDRIRSNVDGRYLLDGVPFSCCNPASPRPCLQYHLTDNSAHYSYDYQAEELNLYSRGCRQALTDYYMEMMNSTGPGVLSVILIQMSVLVSLRYLQTAVEGATALEDPEGESVGYLLEKGVKETFEDVKANVLNILKFAQVDPSAAEGSPGAEDAEKPADNTTEKAASPTPSPAS; encoded by the exons ATGCTGCTGAAAATTACGTTCACCCAGCAGAGGCGGGTTCGTCTGGCCCAGGGCCTGTGGCTGATGTCCTGGCTGGCAGTGATGAGTGGGGCCTTCATCTTTTGTCTTGGTGTTTACCTTAAGACAGAGCTGCTTCGTAGGGCCGAG GTGATGGACAACACAGAGATCCATGTGGTGCCCAACATCCTGATGATGGTGGGCCTGGTCTCCATTGGCACCAACTGGGTTGCCACTCGTGTGTGTCAGGACTCCCTGGATGCGAGCCGGTTCCCCCGTTGGAAGTTGCTCCTGATGGCCTGGTTTACTGTAGCTGTGCTACTCTGTTGTCTCCTTCTTGCTGTGGTGGTGCTCAGCTATGCCCTGCAGGGACGTCTGGAGGAGTCCCTGAAG GTGGGACTGAGGAATGGGATCCGCTTCTACAAGGACACAGACGTGCCCGGCCGCTGTTTTCAAAAGGAGACCATTGATCGTCTGCAGATGGAGTTCCGCTGCTGTGGAAACAACAACTTCAAGGACTGGTTTGAGGTTCAGTGGGTCAGCAATAGATATCTGGACTTCACCTCCAAGGACGTCAAGGA TCGTATCAGGAGTAACGTGGATGGCCGTTACCTGCTGGATGGCGTTCCTTTCAGCTGCTGTAACCCGGCCTCCCCACGCCCCTGCCTGCAGTACCACCTGACAGATAACAGCGCTCACTACAGCTATGACTACCAAGCAGAGGAGCTCAACCTGTACAGCCGCGGCTGTAGGCAGGCTCTGACCGACTACTATATGGAGATGATGAATTCAACTGGCCCTGGTGTGCTGTCAGTCATCCTAATACag ATGTCAGTGCTGGTGAGCCTGAGGTACTTGCAGACGGCTGTGGAGGGAGCCACGGCTCTGGAGGACCCCGAGGGTGAAAGTGTGGGTTATCTCCTGGAGAAGGGTGTGAAGGAGACCTTTGAGGATGTTAAAGCGAATGTCCTCAACATCTTGAAGTTTGCGCAGGTTGACCCCTCGGCCGCCGAAGGATCCCCCGGGGCTGAAGACGCAGAGAAGCCAGCTGATAACACCACGGAGAAGGCTGCCTCCCCTACTCCCTCCCCTGCCAGCTAA
- the LOC102082053 gene encoding uncharacterized protein LOC102082053, giving the protein MEKYFKPVQSPAELDKLKPRKIHHHRHHHLHHSQDTQSHRYSKFDDTDRNTDDSREQPRHHQHSHYLHESPRHDAHYPRQFHHSEEDEIIYDHDTSVTLSRASSSSLSSSSSSSWYTESSANDPFTLCHAERPQHSLSCSNIPDVRIGFREDECSEPIVFATVKHSKKGKLLHESSQQRGNTGFSALDRGHSRSDEAFFQSNDSGGREQSKQNNYGPLYKSASLNRCLAFSEENILLGVSSAPKRAVSSNQLPSKGILKNKETHTDIRKTKSMEVLSPRVAKEHGPGQKGKEITQANIEQARANFLQQKLQFSAFLDEITKSVISPSYLTSLGVNNNKTPAKTSDSAPTSNPVKPQLPPKKHRKAPVEETGQHPKLASRQEKAPFSSSRKHSDCSNPDKLISYAMRNHHGSPPPRHHPHSASQSPHHGSNRKDRRPTSGDRFGRGGPHLTDETSTSPETSQSKQRHHHHRKQQHSQHPHNQHFHQQSYPDSGHQEPSNSPPTSAQGAGVGSESSSTKSDSSRARDTASTATSHSSDQSGRHQPQHVGHSQQHRDVLCDADHLQALQEENADLHQNLLQTVVCIESLEAELQRTRDELSHVKEKYKSLLQTHTGTKQANNLLGEHLHIASESLSSERKYLLNRVSNLSSELEDAHRTIAALENINVPCLIKELLKKHFDSAEAVQKFLTTTAANSHSATSQQTDGQPHPPKADKAAHDWLTKPEAGPQRVTAFTPFKQSVPATGNECGLSGQHELSHSPPFSVAEISTAIYKKMAASYAARPQPIYPQSQQQSSLATNHADTLPDLRQGHVASDNWAGKGELKVTLLEQDTDDVNSVSAQQILDDFMQHLQLHKEAGERKEQQSGQNCRAEVTE; this is encoded by the exons ATGGAGAAGTATTTTAAACCGGTTCAGAGCCCAGCTGAGCTGGATAAGCTCAAGCCACGGAAAATCCACCATCATCGCCATCATCACCTTCACCATAGCCAAGACACTCAGTCACACAG GTACTCGAAGTTTGATGACACTGACAGGAACACAGATGACAGCCGAGAGCAGCCTCGCCACCATCAGCACAGTCACTATCTCCATGAAAGCCCTCGCCACGATGCTCACTATCCCCGTCAGTTTCACCACAGTGAAGAGGATGAGATCATTTACGACCATGATACTTCTGTAACTCTCTCAAGGGCTTCCTCTTCTTCCCTCTCatcctcatcctcttcctcctggtACACAGAGTCAAGTGCAAATGATCCTTTCACTCTTTGCCACGCTGAGCGCCCACAGCATTCTCTGTCCTGCTCCAATATCCCAGATGTGCGCATAGGTTTCCGGGAAGATGAATGCAGTGAGCCCATTGTCTTTGCTACCgtcaaacacagcaaaaaaggCAAGCTGCTTCATGAAAGCTCACAGCAAAGAGGGAACACTGGCTTTTCTGCTCTTGACAGAGGTCACAGTCGGAGCGATGAAGCCTTTTTTCAGAGTAATGATAGTGGTGGAAGAGAACAATCTAAGCAAAATAACTATGGGCCTTTGTATAAGTCAGCTAGTTTGAACCGATGTCTGGCTTTCAGTGAGGAAAACATTCTTTTAGGGGTCTCCAGTGCCCCCAAGAGAGCAGTATCTTCAAACCAGCTACCCAGCAAAGGGATCCTCAAGAACAAGGAGACTCATACTGACATTCGTAAGACTAAATCGATGGAGGTGTTGTCCCCAAGAGTTGCTAAAGAACATGGTCCTGGGCAGAAGGGTAAAGAAATTACTCAAGCTAACATAGAGCAAGCCAGGGCCAATTTTCTGCAGCAGAAATTACAGTTCTCTGCTTTTCTAGATGAGATTACAAAGAGCGTTATAAGTCCATCGTATCTCACCAGCTTGggtgttaataataataaaactccTGCAAAAACATCTGACTCAGCCCCCACATCTAACCCAGTTAAGCCTCAGCTCCCaccaaaaaaacacagaaaagcccCAGTGGAGGAGACGGGCCAGCATCCCAAACTGGCCAGCAGACAGGAGAAAGCACCTTTCAGTAGTTCTCGAAAACACTCAGACTGCTCCAATCCTGACAAACTGATTTCATATGCCATGAGGAACCACCATGGTAGCCCACCGCCTCGTCACCACCCGCACTCTGCCAGCCAAAGCCCACACCACGGAAGCAACCGTAAGGACAGGAGGCCTACGTCAGGAGACAGATTTGGTAGAGGTGGCCCTCACCTCACCGATGAAACTAGCACCAGCCCTGAAACCAGTCAGTCCAAACAacgccaccaccaccaccgaaAACAGCAGCATAGCCAGCATCCACATAACCAGCACTTCCACCAACAGTCCTATCCAGACTCTGGTCACCAAGAACCAAGCAACTCGCCTCCAACTTCAGCCCAAGGTGCAGGGGTCGGATCTGAGTCTTCATCCACAAAATCCGATTCATCCAGGGCCAGGGACACAGcctccacagctaccagccaCAGCTCAGATCAGAGTGGTCGACACCAGCCACAACATGTTGGGCACTCTCAGCAGCACAGG GATGTGCTGTGTGACGCTGACCATCTTCA GGCACTGCAGGAGGAGAATGCTGATCTCCACCAGAACTTGCTGCAGACAGTGGTTTGCATTGAGAGCCTGGAGGCAGAGCTGCAGAGGACCAGAGACGAGCTCAGTCACGTCAAGGAGAAATACAAAAG CCTTCTGCAAACACATACTGGGACCAAGCAGGCCAATAACTTGCTGGGGGAGCACCTGCACATAGCG TCCGAGAGCCTGAGCAGTGAAAGGAAGTACTTGCTCAATCGTGTGTCCAACCTGAGCTCAGAGCTGGAAGACGCCCACAGGACCATTGCAGCCCTGGAGAACATTAAT gTGCCATGCTTGATAAAGGAACTACTGAAGAAGCATTTTGATTCAGCTGAGGCTGTACAGAAGTTTCTCACAACCACTGCTGCAAACAGCCATTCTGCCACCTCTCAGCAAACAGATGGCCAGCCCCACCCTCCTAAAGCAGACAAAGCAGCACACGATTGGCTGACAAAACCAGAGGCAGGTCCACAGAGGGTCACAGCTTTCACACCCTTTAAACAGAGTGTACCAGCAACAGGAAATGAATGCGGCCTCTCGGGTCAGCATGAGCTGAGCCACAGCCCGCCTTTCTCTGTGGCTGAGATCAGCACCGCTATCTATAAGAAAATGGCTGCCAGTTATGCTGCCAGGCCACAGCCTATCTACCCCCAAAGCCAACAGCAGTCCTCTTTGGCCACTAATCATGCTGACACCCTTCCAGACCTCAGGCAGGGCCATGTAGCTAGTGATAACTGGGCCGGGAAGGGAGAGTTAAAGGTAACTCTTTTGGAGCAGGACACTGATGATGTGAACTCTGTGTCAGCCCAGCAGATTCTGGATGATTTCATGCAGCACCTACAGTTACACAAGGAGGCTGGTGAGAGGAAGGAGCAACAGAGTGGGCAGAATTGTAGGGCAGAAGTAACAGAGTGA